In the Nicotiana tabacum cultivar K326 chromosome 16, ASM71507v2, whole genome shotgun sequence genome, one interval contains:
- the LOC107800956 gene encoding transcription factor bHLH94-like: MALETVIYPQESFGYGCKEYYIPANLSNYNYELGLLQGGEDMTFTSLLDTGNCNNTNRESSSSPVMYNNNAKEYSCWDPNYSSIEESTNVIGDHQLFVEASPAMMEPPPATRAATVSGRRKRRRTRSCKNKEELENQRMTHIAVERNRRKQMNEYLAVIRSLMPPSYVQRGDQASIIGGAINFVKELEHHLQTLEAQKRTHSQQQQQSDCHGSLSTPLFADYFSFPRYSTRSNHSNSSTLADAAAATTCDSPLAAEKQLALAEIEVTMAESHANLKILSKRRPKQLLKMVAGLQCLWLTVLHLNVTTVDHMVLYSLSLMLEEGCQLTTADEIADVVNQLLGRVQEEAASS; encoded by the exons ATGGCATTAGAGACAGTGATTTATCCTCAAGAATCATTTGGGTACGGTTGCAAAGAGTACTATATTCCAGCTAATTTGAGTAATTATAATTATGAGTTGGGTTTATTACAAGGTGGAGAAGATATGACTTTTACAAGTCTGTTGGATACTGGCAATTGTAATAATACTAATAGGGAGTCTTCATCTTCACCAGTGATGTACAACAACAATGCGAAAGAATATAGTTGTTGGGATCCAAATTATTCTTCTATAGAAGAATCTACAAATGTTATTGGGGATCATCAGCTGTTTGTGGAAGCTTCTCCGGCCATGATGGAACCACCGCCGGCGACCAGAGCCGCCACCGTTTCCGGCCGCCGGAAAAGAAGACGAACGAGAAGTTGTAAAAACAAGGAAGAATTGGAGAACCAGAGAATGACTCACATTGCTGTTGAACGCAACCGTCGTAAGCAGATGAATGAATACCTTGCCGTTATTCGATCTTTGATGCCACCTTCCTACGTTCAAAGG GGTGACCAAGCATCAATAATTGGAGGAGCCATAAACTTTGTGAAGGAGCTAGAACACCATCTTCAAACCCTAGAGGCCCAAAAAAGAACTCattctcaacaacaacaacaatcggATTGCCATGGCTCATTATCAACTCCACTATTTGCTGATTACTTCAGTTTTCCACGGTACTCAACTCGTTCAAATCATTCCAACAGTTCTACTCTGGCAGATGCCGCGGCAGCCACCACATGTGACTCTCCGTTGGCCGCCGAAAAACAGTTAGCGTTGGCGGAGATAGAAGTGACCATGGCGGAGAGCCATGCCAATCTCAAGATACTCTCAAAGAGAAGGCCAAAACAGCTCTTGAAAATGGTAGCTGGGCTTCAGTGTCTATGGCTCACTGTTCTCCATCTCAATGTCACCACTGTTGACCATATGGTTCTTTATTCCCTCAGTCTCATG CTAGAGGAAGGGTGCCAGCTAACTACTGCAGATGAAATTGCTGACGTTGTTAATCAATTGCTCGGTCGAGTCCAAGAGGAAGCTGCTTCaagctaa